The Pantoea nemavictus genome includes a region encoding these proteins:
- the rfaD gene encoding ADP-glyceromanno-heptose 6-epimerase: MIIVTGGAGMIGSNIVKALNDRGLTDILVVDNLKDGTKFVNLADLDIADYMDKEEFLSYIMSGEDLGPIEAVFHEGACSATTEWDGKYMMDNNYQYSKDLLHFCLEREIPFLYASSAATYGGRNENFIEERQYEQPLNVYGYSKMLFDHYVRQILPEAESPVCGFRYFNVYGPREGHKGGMASVAFHLNTQIGNDENPKLFEGSDGFRRDFIHVDDVVAVNLWCWENGVSGIYNCGTGRAESFQEVADAVLNFHQKGQIEYIPFPDKLKGRYQAFTQADLTNLRAAGYDKPFKTVAQGVGEYMAWLNRSV, from the coding sequence ATGATTATCGTAACCGGTGGCGCTGGCATGATTGGCAGCAACATTGTTAAAGCGCTGAACGACCGCGGTCTTACCGACATTTTGGTGGTGGATAATCTGAAGGATGGCACCAAGTTCGTGAATCTGGCCGATCTCGATATCGCTGATTACATGGATAAAGAGGAGTTCCTCAGCTACATCATGTCTGGCGAAGATCTGGGTCCAATCGAAGCGGTATTCCATGAAGGTGCTTGCTCGGCAACGACCGAATGGGATGGCAAGTACATGATGGATAACAACTATCAGTACTCGAAAGATCTGCTGCATTTCTGTCTGGAGCGTGAAATCCCGTTCCTGTACGCCTCTTCTGCCGCGACGTACGGTGGCCGCAATGAGAACTTCATCGAAGAGCGCCAGTACGAGCAGCCGCTGAACGTCTACGGCTACTCAAAAATGCTGTTCGATCACTATGTGCGCCAGATTCTGCCAGAAGCCGAATCACCGGTATGCGGATTCCGTTACTTCAACGTCTATGGTCCGCGTGAAGGTCATAAAGGTGGCATGGCCAGCGTGGCGTTCCATCTCAATACGCAGATCGGCAATGATGAAAATCCGAAGTTGTTCGAAGGCAGCGATGGCTTCCGCCGCGACTTTATCCATGTCGATGATGTGGTTGCCGTAAATCTGTGGTGCTGGGAAAACGGCGTATCCGGTATTTATAACTGCGGTACCGGCCGTGCCGAGTCTTTCCAGGAAGTGGCGGATGCGGTGCTGAACTTCCATCAGAAAGGCCAGATTGAGTACATTCCATTCCCGGATAAGCTGAAAGGTCGCTATCAGGCGTTTACTCAAGCCGATCTCACTAATCTGCGTGCAGCCGGTTACGACAAGCCATTTAAAACCGTCGCGCAAGGCGTGGGCGAATACATGGCCTGGCTAAACCGTAGCGTATAA
- the rfaF gene encoding ADP-heptose--LPS heptosyltransferase RfaF, producing the protein MKILVIGPSWVGDMMMSQSLYRTLKAEHPEAVIDVMAPAWCRPLLSRMPEVNQALAMPLGHGALALGERHRLGKTLQASGYDRAYVLPNSFKSALVPFFAGIKRRTGWRGEMRYGVLNDVRVLDKAAFPLMVERYVALSYDKPLASAQQLPQPLLWPQLRVDDDEKRMTAAQFALSADRPVIGFCPGAEFGPAKRWPHYHYAALAEQLIGEGYQVVLFGSAKDRETGDTIIQTLPEAARVHCRNLAGDTQLEQAVILMANCAAVVSNDSGLMHIAAALNRPLVALYGPSSPDFTPPLSQHARIIRLITGYHKVRKGDAEQGYHQSLIDIQPARVHQELSALLHPVQE; encoded by the coding sequence ATGAAAATTCTGGTTATTGGCCCATCATGGGTCGGCGATATGATGATGTCGCAAAGTCTCTATCGCACGCTCAAGGCTGAGCATCCTGAGGCGGTGATCGATGTGATGGCGCCGGCCTGGTGCCGCCCGTTACTGTCGCGCATGCCGGAAGTGAACCAGGCACTGGCGATGCCGCTCGGGCATGGCGCATTAGCGCTGGGTGAGCGGCACCGTTTGGGGAAAACCCTGCAGGCGAGCGGCTATGACCGCGCCTATGTGTTGCCGAACTCCTTCAAATCAGCGCTGGTGCCGTTTTTTGCCGGAATCAAACGTCGCACCGGTTGGCGCGGCGAGATGCGTTATGGCGTATTGAATGACGTACGCGTGCTGGATAAAGCGGCGTTTCCGTTGATGGTGGAGCGCTATGTGGCGCTCAGCTACGACAAACCGCTCGCTTCAGCCCAGCAACTGCCGCAGCCGTTGCTATGGCCGCAACTGCGTGTTGATGACGATGAGAAACGCATGACGGCGGCGCAGTTTGCGCTGTCAGCCGATCGTCCGGTCATCGGTTTTTGCCCGGGCGCCGAGTTCGGACCGGCAAAACGCTGGCCGCACTACCATTACGCCGCGCTGGCAGAACAGTTGATTGGCGAAGGTTATCAGGTGGTGCTGTTCGGTTCGGCGAAAGATCGTGAAACCGGCGATACCATTATTCAAACGCTGCCGGAAGCGGCACGTGTACATTGCCGCAATCTGGCTGGCGATACGCAACTGGAGCAAGCGGTGATTCTGATGGCGAACTGCGCCGCCGTTGTCAGTAACGATTCGGGTTTAATGCACATTGCAGCTGCGCTGAATCGTCCACTGGTGGCGCTGTATGGCCCAAGCAGCCCGGATTTCACTCCGCCGTTGTCCCAGCATGCTCGCATTATTCGTTTGATCACCGGCTATCATAAAGTCCGCAAAGGCGATGCCGAGCAGGGTTATCACCAAAGCCTGATTGATATTCAGCCGGCGCGTGTTCATCAGGAATTGAGCGCGTTGCTGCATCCGGTGCAGGAGTAG
- the rfaC gene encoding lipopolysaccharide heptosyltransferase RfaC, which translates to MHVLIVKTSSMGDVLHTLPALTDAMQAIPGIRFDWVVEENFAQIPSWHPAVDKVLPVAIRRWRKHWFGSQQREERVRFKRELQSREYDVVLDAQGLIKSAALVTRLAKGEKHGQDSRSAREPFASWWYDKRHEIDKQQHAVERTRELFAKSLGYAKPATQGDYAIADHFLSTLPHDAQPYLVFLHATTRDNKHWPESHWRELIELVQPTGLRIKLPWGAEHEHQRAQRLAEGFEHVEVLPKLTLEQVAQQLAGARAVVSVDTGLSHLTAALDRPNITLFGPTDPGLIGGYGKNQHELQPAHGHSMADIQAADVAVMMKKLAV; encoded by the coding sequence ATGCACGTTTTGATTGTTAAAACCTCCTCGATGGGAGACGTGCTGCATACGTTACCGGCGCTCACTGATGCGATGCAGGCCATTCCAGGCATTCGGTTCGATTGGGTCGTTGAAGAGAATTTCGCCCAAATCCCGAGCTGGCATCCCGCTGTGGATAAAGTGTTGCCTGTGGCGATTCGCCGCTGGCGCAAGCATTGGTTTGGCAGCCAGCAGCGTGAAGAGCGCGTGCGCTTCAAGCGGGAACTGCAATCACGTGAATATGATGTGGTGCTTGATGCGCAGGGCTTGATCAAAAGCGCCGCGCTGGTCACACGTCTGGCAAAAGGTGAGAAACACGGCCAGGACAGCCGCAGTGCACGCGAGCCTTTTGCTAGCTGGTGGTACGACAAGCGTCATGAAATCGACAAGCAACAGCATGCCGTAGAACGCACGCGTGAGCTGTTTGCTAAGAGCCTCGGCTATGCAAAGCCCGCCACCCAGGGTGACTACGCCATTGCCGATCATTTCCTGTCAACGCTGCCGCATGATGCGCAGCCCTATCTGGTGTTTCTGCACGCGACCACGCGCGACAACAAACATTGGCCGGAATCACACTGGCGCGAGTTGATCGAATTAGTGCAGCCAACGGGCCTGCGCATAAAGTTGCCGTGGGGCGCAGAGCACGAGCATCAGCGCGCGCAGCGCCTGGCGGAAGGCTTTGAACATGTTGAGGTGCTGCCGAAATTAACCCTTGAGCAGGTAGCGCAGCAATTAGCAGGCGCGCGTGCGGTGGTTTCGGTGGATACCGGTTTAAGTCATCTGACCGCAGCGCTGGACCGCCCAAATATCACGTTATTTGGGCCGACCGATCCGGGATTGATTGGCGGATATGGTAAGAACCAGCATGAACTACAGCCTGCACATGGTCACAGCATGGCGGATATTCAGGCTGCGGATGTCGCGGTGATGATGAAAAAATTAGCGGTATAA
- a CDS encoding polysaccharide deacetylase family protein, which yields MDKPAFLITLDTEGDNLWRNRSGKVTTHNVQFLPRFQSLCEKYGFKPTWLTNYEMASDPAYVEFGRDLVARGQGEIGMHLHAWYSPPHYALTDDDWRFQPYLIEFPENILRDKVAYMTDLLESAFQRKMTSHRAGRWAFDEVYARALIDNGYLVDCSVTPRVDWRNSPGAPQGKGGTDYSCFPDHAYYIDINDISREGGSSLLELPMSIQYRYGALTNQLKKVWNGLRGKKRGPSVNWLRPVGGNVAQMKQVALQTLSQGNDYIEFMLHSSEFMPDGSPTFKNEADIEQLYADLTELFSWLQSRTQGMTLTEYALLKRGSQQR from the coding sequence ATGGATAAGCCTGCGTTTTTAATCACTCTTGATACAGAAGGAGATAACCTGTGGCGCAATCGCAGCGGCAAGGTTACCACGCATAATGTTCAATTCTTGCCGCGTTTTCAGTCGCTGTGTGAGAAATATGGTTTTAAACCTACCTGGCTGACCAATTACGAAATGGCGAGCGATCCTGCTTATGTTGAATTTGGCCGTGACTTGGTGGCGCGCGGACAGGGTGAAATTGGCATGCATCTGCACGCATGGTATAGCCCACCGCACTATGCGCTGACCGATGATGACTGGCGCTTTCAGCCTTACTTGATTGAATTTCCTGAAAATATCCTGCGCGATAAAGTCGCTTACATGACCGATTTACTGGAAAGCGCTTTTCAACGGAAGATGACCAGTCATCGTGCCGGACGCTGGGCTTTTGATGAAGTTTACGCGCGTGCTCTGATCGACAACGGCTATTTAGTTGATTGCTCCGTTACACCGCGCGTGGATTGGCGCAATTCACCTGGCGCGCCGCAAGGTAAAGGCGGCACCGATTACAGTTGTTTCCCCGATCATGCTTATTATATTGATATCAATGATATTTCTCGAGAGGGCGGCAGCTCGCTGTTAGAGCTGCCAATGAGCATTCAGTACCGCTATGGCGCTTTAACTAACCAGCTCAAAAAAGTGTGGAATGGCTTGCGCGGCAAAAAACGCGGTCCGTCCGTCAACTGGCTACGACCAGTGGGCGGCAATGTGGCACAGATGAAGCAGGTGGCCCTGCAGACGCTCAGCCAGGGAAATGATTATATCGAATTCATGCTGCATTCATCAGAATTCATGCCCGATGGCAGCCCTACATTTAAAAATGAGGCTGACATTGAGCAGCTTTACGCTGATTTAACGGAGCTTTTCAGCTGGTTACAATCACGTACTCAGGGTATGACGTTGACGGAGTACGCGCTATTGAAGAGAGGAAGCCAACAGCGCTGA
- a CDS encoding glycosyltransferase — translation MVIDGLPGGGAEKVVLTLAEGFISQGHRVSLFSLRKVCEYPIPAGVDYQIVIDESSRPWRKLTETHRRAHLLDEAVRQSEALHGKFDLVLSNLHKTDRIVRYARALDASKTWYCLHGVFSASYLARKSGFSLWLKRLKIRNTYHHKQLIGVSQYVIDDVIQNIGVKPRKAQVIFNPFDFDLISRLAAEPCPLAESNFVLHVGRFHETKRHDRLLAAYAQSGITAPLVLLGQGSEKITERLRQQASDLGIAERVRFEGFHKNPYPWIRHARLLVVSSDSEGFGNVLIEALSCGTPVVSTRCPGAPSTIMSGDLARGLADMNVDSLAQKMREIYVAPPELQHLDLSIYSLNVICQQYLRLAEMEEPAFIGTQHVSG, via the coding sequence ATGGTGATTGATGGCCTGCCGGGCGGTGGGGCCGAAAAAGTCGTCCTCACACTGGCAGAAGGTTTTATAAGCCAGGGACATCGGGTGTCGCTCTTCTCCTTGCGCAAGGTATGTGAATACCCTATTCCTGCTGGCGTAGATTATCAGATCGTAATTGATGAAAGTTCACGTCCCTGGCGCAAGCTGACTGAAACTCATCGTCGCGCGCATTTACTTGATGAAGCTGTGCGTCAAAGCGAAGCGTTGCACGGAAAATTCGACCTGGTACTGTCTAATCTTCACAAAACCGATCGCATTGTTCGCTATGCGCGTGCACTGGATGCGAGTAAAACCTGGTATTGCCTGCACGGTGTTTTCTCAGCCTCTTATCTTGCTCGTAAATCAGGCTTCTCTTTGTGGCTCAAACGCCTGAAGATTCGCAATACTTATCATCACAAGCAGCTTATCGGTGTCTCACAATATGTGATTGATGATGTTATCCAGAACATTGGCGTGAAGCCCCGCAAAGCGCAGGTGATCTTTAACCCGTTCGATTTCGATCTTATTTCCCGTCTGGCCGCAGAACCTTGCCCTTTAGCAGAGAGTAATTTTGTCCTTCATGTAGGACGCTTTCATGAAACGAAGCGTCACGATCGTTTGCTTGCCGCCTATGCTCAGAGTGGCATCACTGCTCCACTGGTTTTATTGGGTCAGGGAAGCGAAAAAATCACGGAAAGATTACGCCAGCAGGCCTCTGATTTAGGCATAGCGGAGCGCGTACGTTTTGAAGGTTTTCATAAAAATCCTTATCCGTGGATCCGGCATGCCCGTTTGTTAGTGGTGAGTTCAGACAGCGAAGGATTTGGTAATGTGTTGATCGAAGCCTTAAGCTGCGGCACGCCTGTGGTAAGTACACGCTGCCCCGGTGCACCCTCGACGATTATGAGCGGTGACCTTGCGCGTGGGCTGGCTGATATGAATGTTGATTCATTGGCGCAGAAAATGCGCGAGATTTATGTCGCTCCGCCTGAGTTGCAACATCTTGACTTAAGCATTTATAGTCTCAACGTTATTTGTCAGCAGTATTTGCGACTGGCAGAAATGGAAGAGCCCGCATTTATAGGCACTCAGCACGTTTCAGGTTAA
- a CDS encoding glycosyltransferase family 9 protein, producing the protein MTYVILFLLFFPVKWVMKIFHGRTGKNLVIQTAKIGDFINITPLLTHLGKSDALLSKSVAALATRDNTLEKIWYIEEYRSGLVKKMKLVWQLLNRYDNIYLLHPTNLNLFIAACCNASNKQFLSSYRRKGYQGLFYLTTSGVVEHEKHTLTLENYLKLADRSFTKESYPKHATQPLWQPNSLPAEIFQHDGIRIGISITAGNQAKTIPPMIWQRLFDHLSDLPCQFYAFGAPNEQSRLQELYKVVGVRENLISLVGKVPLEDVPAAISEMDFYIASDSGNVYIADAQNVPIILIYGPCCVEEQRPLGDVLLIGPNHIAPSSFVFAAQYKFMHPTEQLFELDQRKLKDIHDFISARQQQRLARRTNTKTA; encoded by the coding sequence TTGACGTATGTAATTCTCTTTTTACTTTTTTTTCCGGTCAAATGGGTGATGAAAATCTTCCATGGCCGAACCGGTAAAAATCTGGTAATTCAAACAGCTAAGATCGGTGATTTCATTAATATCACTCCGCTATTAACCCATCTGGGGAAAAGCGATGCGCTATTGAGCAAAAGCGTTGCTGCACTTGCAACTCGTGATAACACGTTGGAAAAAATCTGGTATATCGAAGAATATCGCTCTGGCTTAGTTAAAAAGATGAAGTTGGTGTGGCAGCTGCTCAACCGCTACGACAATATCTATCTATTACATCCTACCAATCTCAATTTGTTTATTGCCGCCTGCTGCAATGCCAGCAACAAACAGTTTCTTTCCAGCTATCGGCGCAAAGGCTATCAGGGCCTGTTTTATCTCACCACAAGCGGTGTAGTAGAGCATGAGAAACATACCCTTACGCTGGAGAACTATCTAAAACTCGCCGATCGCTCTTTCACCAAAGAGAGCTACCCGAAGCACGCGACGCAACCACTTTGGCAACCTAACTCACTGCCGGCTGAGATATTCCAGCATGATGGCATTCGCATTGGTATCAGTATCACTGCAGGCAATCAGGCAAAAACTATCCCACCGATGATTTGGCAGCGACTTTTTGACCACTTAAGCGACTTGCCTTGCCAGTTTTATGCCTTTGGCGCGCCGAATGAACAATCACGTCTGCAGGAGCTGTATAAAGTTGTCGGCGTGCGCGAGAACCTGATTAGTTTAGTCGGTAAAGTGCCACTGGAAGACGTACCGGCTGCAATTAGCGAGATGGATTTCTATATCGCCTCAGATTCTGGCAATGTCTATATTGCTGACGCGCAGAACGTCCCGATCATTTTGATTTATGGCCCATGTTGTGTCGAAGAACAGCGTCCCCTTGGCGATGTGTTGCTGATCGGGCCAAATCATATTGCGCCTTCATCGTTTGTTTTCGCGGCGCAATACAAATTTATGCACCCCACTGAACAGCTATTTGAACTGGATCAGCGGAAGTTGAAAGATATCCATGATTTTATATCCGCAAGGCAACAGCAACGCCTCGCGCGACGGACGAATACAAAAACAGCATGA
- a CDS encoding glycosyltransferase, translating to MIMQPEKSSPLLSLIIPMFNAGSDFAACMQSLLAQTLTSLEIIIVDDGSTDGSGARADAYAQQYQHVEVIHQANGGVSRARNAGLALARGKYVSFPDADDTMDPAMYQTLVEMAERDNLDAAQCNAEWFFKASQQVKPLIPLDRLTSTEVLSGPEWLNKALQTHRYMHVVWLGIYRRELIEQIKLDFEPGLHHQDIPWTTEFMLNAKRVRYTDQVLYCYYMHDASISNRKRTGQRNVEYQRHYLKIAQLLEEINARYRHKVKIYPAFHYQITHEALSVCHCIRREPDESARQAMIADLFATQTHKRMLRNARGVQQWYQLLLWLSRIYRWRRK from the coding sequence ATGATCATGCAGCCAGAAAAATCATCCCCATTACTTAGCCTCATCATTCCCATGTTCAACGCAGGCAGCGATTTTGCTGCCTGTATGCAGTCGCTATTAGCACAAACATTAACCTCGCTGGAAATCATCATCGTCGATGATGGTTCCACTGACGGTTCGGGTGCCCGTGCTGACGCTTATGCGCAGCAATACCAACATGTTGAGGTCATCCACCAGGCCAATGGCGGCGTATCACGCGCCCGCAATGCCGGCTTAGCATTGGCACGTGGCAAGTATGTTTCGTTTCCGGATGCTGACGACACCATGGATCCGGCGATGTATCAAACGCTGGTTGAGATGGCAGAACGCGATAATCTCGATGCCGCACAGTGCAATGCGGAGTGGTTTTTTAAAGCCAGCCAGCAAGTGAAACCTCTGATTCCGCTCGATCGCCTGACCAGCACCGAGGTGCTGAGCGGTCCAGAGTGGCTCAACAAAGCGCTGCAAACGCATCGTTATATGCATGTGGTGTGGTTAGGAATTTACCGCCGCGAATTAATCGAACAGATAAAACTCGATTTTGAGCCAGGCCTGCACCATCAGGACATTCCCTGGACCACCGAGTTCATGCTGAACGCTAAACGGGTGCGCTATACCGACCAGGTGCTGTATTGCTATTACATGCATGATGCCTCTATCAGCAACCGTAAGCGCACCGGTCAGCGCAACGTGGAGTATCAGCGCCATTACCTGAAAATTGCGCAATTACTGGAAGAGATCAATGCACGCTATCGCCATAAAGTGAAAATCTACCCGGCGTTTCACTATCAGATTACCCATGAGGCACTCAGCGTTTGTCACTGTATTCGCCGTGAGCCCGACGAGTCCGCACGCCAGGCGATGATTGCAGACCTGTTTGCCACGCAAACGCACAAACGCATGTTGCGTAACGCGCGCGGCGTACAGCAGTGGTATCAGCTGCTGTTATGGCTGAGCCGGATTTATCGCTGGCGCAGGAAATAA
- the rfaQ gene encoding putative lipopolysaccharide heptosyltransferase III, with product MASPIPDPFAAKNILLIKLRHHGDMLLTTPAINALRQRYPQANIDVLLYKETSPMLEAHPAIRQLHIIDRNWKKEGGWQKFRHEMALISAVRACHYDIVINLADQWRSAIITGLSGAPVRIGFAFRKRDNVFWRWMHNQLVSTEDHNQLHTVEQNMAALRPLGISAAGAKASMHFSAADQQKVQDVLAQHAVHSPFIVLQPTSRWLFKCWEDEKVAQLIDALAAEGRTVVLTAAPDQKERAMIANIQALCHSPNVVSLAGELSLPQLAALIDAAQLFIGVDSAPMHMAAALETPCLALFGPTKLQHWRPWGENNRVIWAGDYGPLPSPDAIDTSTQQRYLSAIPVEDVIVAARSFLHE from the coding sequence ATGGCAAGTCCGATTCCAGACCCATTTGCGGCGAAAAACATTCTATTAATCAAGCTACGCCATCATGGCGATATGCTGCTGACTACGCCGGCGATCAATGCGCTTCGCCAGCGCTATCCACAGGCCAACATCGACGTTCTGCTCTATAAAGAAACCTCTCCGATGTTGGAGGCTCATCCCGCCATTCGCCAGTTACACATCATCGATCGCAACTGGAAGAAAGAGGGTGGCTGGCAGAAATTCCGTCATGAAATGGCTCTGATTTCCGCAGTGCGCGCCTGTCATTACGACATCGTGATTAACCTCGCCGACCAGTGGCGTAGCGCCATTATTACCGGGCTTTCTGGCGCACCGGTGCGCATTGGTTTTGCCTTCCGAAAACGTGATAACGTCTTTTGGCGCTGGATGCACAATCAACTTGTCAGCACGGAAGATCATAACCAGCTGCATACGGTTGAGCAGAATATGGCCGCGCTCAGGCCGCTGGGTATCAGCGCAGCCGGCGCCAAAGCCTCAATGCATTTCAGCGCGGCCGACCAACAGAAAGTGCAGGATGTGCTGGCACAGCATGCGGTACATTCCCCGTTTATTGTGCTTCAGCCCACTTCACGCTGGCTGTTCAAATGCTGGGAAGATGAAAAGGTGGCACAGTTGATTGATGCACTCGCCGCCGAAGGTCGCACTGTGGTACTGACCGCTGCGCCGGACCAGAAAGAGCGGGCGATGATCGCCAATATTCAAGCGCTGTGCCACAGCCCTAATGTGGTGTCTTTGGCCGGTGAACTCTCCTTGCCGCAGCTGGCGGCACTTATTGATGCCGCACAACTGTTTATCGGCGTGGATTCTGCGCCAATGCACATGGCTGCCGCGCTGGAGACGCCCTGCCTCGCGCTGTTTGGCCCAACCAAACTGCAGCACTGGCGACCGTGGGGCGAGAACAACCGCGTGATTTGGGCCGGTGATTATGGCCCGCTGCCGTCACCAGACGCGATCGATACCAGTACGCAACAGCGCTATCTTTCTGCCATTCCCGTTGAGGATGTGATTGTGGCCGCCCGGAGTTTTTTGCATGAGTAA
- a CDS encoding glycosyltransferase family 4 protein has translation MSKLRLAIVRQKYRPDGGAERFISRALEALDSEQLDLNIITRSWQGTPNPAWHLHICNPAKFGRISRERGFARAARACWEREKFDIVQSHERIAGCDIFRAGDGVHRVWLEQRARIVSPWQRLSASLSPYHRYVLQAENEMFNAPSLKAVICNSEMVKQDILRNFTLDASKIHVIHNAIDSQRFQPASEALRHAARQQLKLPQEATVMIYVGSGFERKGLKAAIEAVAKSDRYLVVVGQDKQLSRYQQLANQLNCLERLRFVGVQQDVQPFYHAADALLLPTLYDPFPNVVLEAMACGLAVITSTGCGGAEFITAGQEGFVCDALDINALNEAVKATPALSHNSAMGEAARRRIEPFGPQRLAQALTSLYQQVLQSR, from the coding sequence ATGAGTAAGTTACGCCTGGCTATCGTCCGGCAGAAATATCGTCCAGATGGCGGTGCCGAACGTTTTATTTCACGTGCACTGGAAGCGCTGGACAGCGAGCAGCTCGATCTCAACATTATTACCCGCAGCTGGCAGGGCACGCCGAATCCGGCATGGCATCTGCATATCTGTAATCCGGCTAAATTCGGCCGCATCTCGCGTGAGCGTGGTTTTGCGCGCGCCGCACGCGCCTGCTGGGAGCGGGAAAAGTTCGATATTGTGCAGAGCCATGAGCGCATTGCCGGGTGCGATATCTTCCGCGCTGGCGATGGCGTACATCGCGTATGGCTGGAACAGCGCGCGCGCATTGTGTCGCCCTGGCAGCGTTTAAGCGCCAGCCTAAGTCCTTATCATCGCTACGTATTGCAGGCGGAAAACGAGATGTTCAACGCACCGTCGTTAAAGGCGGTGATCTGTAATTCAGAGATGGTGAAGCAGGATATCTTGCGCAACTTTACGCTCGATGCCAGCAAGATCCATGTGATTCATAACGCCATTGATAGTCAGCGCTTCCAGCCTGCCAGCGAAGCATTGCGCCATGCAGCCCGCCAGCAGCTAAAGCTGCCGCAAGAGGCGACGGTGATGATTTACGTCGGCTCGGGTTTTGAGCGCAAAGGACTGAAGGCGGCGATTGAAGCAGTGGCGAAAAGCGATCGCTATCTGGTGGTGGTTGGTCAGGATAAGCAGCTGTCGCGCTACCAGCAGCTGGCTAATCAGCTTAATTGTCTGGAGCGTTTGCGCTTTGTCGGCGTGCAGCAAGATGTGCAACCGTTCTACCATGCGGCTGACGCGCTGCTGCTGCCAACGCTTTATGATCCCTTCCCTAACGTGGTACTGGAAGCGATGGCCTGCGGGCTGGCGGTGATCACCAGCACCGGCTGCGGTGGCGCGGAATTTATCACCGCGGGGCAGGAAGGTTTTGTCTGCGATGCATTAGATATCAACGCGTTAAACGAAGCAGTAAAAGCCACACCGGCACTTTCACACAATTCTGCCATGGGCGAAGCTGCACGGCGCAGAATTGAACCTTTTGGTCCGCAGCGACTGGCGCAGGCGCTGACTTCACTTTATCAGCAGGTGCTGCAAAGCCGCTGA
- the waaA gene encoding lipid IV(A) 3-deoxy-D-manno-octulosonic acid transferase, translated as MTTLYTALLYLIQPLIWLRLWLRGRKAPAYRKRWAERYGYCSGKVLPHGIVLHSVSVGETLAAVPLVRALRHRYPTLPITVTTMTPTGSERAQSAFGKDVHHVYLPYDLPGSINRFLDTVDPRLVIIMETELWPNIIRILHQRKIPLVIANARLSERSAKGYKKLGGFMRDLLQRITLIAAQNAEDGDRFLSLGLKRSHLTVTGSLKFDISVTPELAAKAVTLRRQWASRRPVWIATSTHEGEEAIVLDAHRRLLQQFPDLLLILVPRHPERFKDACDLTQKRGFSFTLRSSGEIPSSSTQVVIGDTMGELMMLYGIADLAFVGGSLVERGGHNPLEPAAHAIPVLMGPHIWNFKDICAKLQQAEGLITVTDVVSLQKEVANLLQDDDYRRYYGRHAVEVLHQNQGALQRLLQLLEPHLPPRAH; from the coding sequence ATGACGACTCTATACACAGCCTTGCTCTACCTGATTCAGCCACTAATCTGGCTGCGCCTGTGGCTGCGCGGTCGAAAAGCACCGGCCTACCGTAAACGCTGGGCAGAACGCTACGGCTACTGTAGCGGCAAAGTCCTGCCACATGGCATTGTGCTGCATTCCGTTTCCGTCGGCGAAACGCTGGCGGCGGTGCCGCTGGTGCGCGCTCTGCGCCACCGCTACCCAACGCTACCGATTACCGTCACCACCATGACGCCAACCGGCTCTGAGCGGGCGCAATCAGCGTTTGGTAAAGACGTGCACCACGTTTATTTGCCTTATGATCTGCCAGGCTCGATCAATCGTTTCCTCGATACCGTCGACCCGCGACTGGTGATCATCATGGAGACCGAGCTGTGGCCAAACATTATTCGCATTTTGCACCAGCGCAAAATTCCGCTGGTGATTGCCAACGCGCGCCTGTCTGAACGCTCGGCCAAAGGCTACAAAAAACTCGGTGGCTTTATGCGTGATTTGCTGCAACGCATTACGCTGATTGCCGCGCAAAACGCCGAAGATGGCGATCGTTTTCTCAGCCTTGGTCTGAAACGTTCGCATCTGACCGTTACGGGCAGCCTGAAGTTTGATATCTCGGTGACGCCAGAGCTGGCGGCCAAAGCGGTGACGCTGCGTCGTCAGTGGGCGTCGCGCCGTCCGGTATGGATCGCTACCAGCACTCATGAAGGCGAAGAAGCGATTGTGCTCGATGCCCATCGCCGCCTGTTGCAGCAATTCCCAGATCTGCTGCTGATTTTGGTGCCGCGCCACCCGGAACGTTTCAAAGATGCCTGCGATCTGACGCAAAAACGCGGCTTCAGCTTTACGCTGCGCAGCAGCGGTGAAATTCCCTCAAGTTCCACACAAGTGGTGATTGGCGACACCATGGGCGAATTGATGATGCTGTACGGCATTGCTGACCTCGCCTTTGTTGGCGGCAGCCTGGTAGAGCGCGGTGGACATAATCCACTGGAGCCGGCGGCGCATGCCATTCCGGTGCTGATGGGCCCGCACATCTGGAACTTCAAAGATATCTGCGCCAAATTGCAGCAGGCCGAAGGGCTGATTACCGTCACTGACGTGGTATCGCTACAGAAAGAAGTCGCGAACTTGCTGCAGGATGACGATTATCGCCGCTACTACGGCCGCCATGCAGTAGAAGTATTGCATCAGAATCAGGGCGCATTACAGCGTCTGCTACAGTTACTCGAACCTCATTTACCGCCGCGAGCTCACTAA